Proteins co-encoded in one Gossypium arboreum isolate Shixiya-1 chromosome 11, ASM2569848v2, whole genome shotgun sequence genomic window:
- the LOC128283827 gene encoding uncharacterized protein LOC128283827 → MRPFMLGRRGYNLRGGIAWQKDIRVDKHLFRALVQFWNSAYKCFTFGEVDLVPTKEEYITLLRCPKIQVRKTYARVFSNQAFVKKLMSISRMSEPWITARIQQKGDSKCVPWENLRDLILTHPDERKRVDIFALSIYGLVIFPKALRHVDEAAINLFNRLEKGITSVPAILTETFRSLSSCQKTGEGRFIRCVQLLMVWFHGHFWKVVKVSYRVFFEGYSPLKEEAAIQRREDILEEKWMDIFQNLKEEDIEWRAYWMVPDEIMYRCGNFDWVPLLGIWEAAGYTPLLALRQYKSRQFVPTTYGLAQSEFSFKGTHYKKRVQELSDA, encoded by the exons atgcggccgttcATGCTTGGTCGGAGAGGCTACAATCTGAGAGGGGGGATAGCTTGGCAGAAGG ATATTAGAGTGGATAAGCATTTGTTCCGAGCCTTGGTGCAGTTTTGGAATTCTGCGTAtaagtgtttcacttttggagaagtagatttggtacctaccaaAGAGGAATACATTACGCTGCTTAGATGTCCAAAGATTCAGGTCCGGAAGACTTATGCCCGGGTTTTTAGTAATCAGGCTTTCGTGAAGAAACTGATGAGCATTTCCAGGATGAGCGAGCCTTGGATCACTGCTCGGATTCAGCAAAAAGGAGATAGCAAATGTGTCCCTTGGGAGAATTTACGAGATTTGATCTTGACGCATCcagatgaaagaaagagggtcgatatatttgccttaagcatctacggATTAGTGATCTTTCCTAAGGCTTTGAGGCACGTGGACGAGGCGGCCATTAACTTGTTTAATCGTCTTGAAAAGGGAATCACATCGGTACCGGCAATATTGACAGAAACGTTCAGATCTTTGAGCTCGTGTCAAAAGACAGGCGAGGGGCGATTTATTAGATGTGTTCAATTATTGATGGTATGGTTTCAtgggcacttttggaaggtagTCAAGGTTTCCTATCGAGTCTTTTTTGAAGGTTATTCCCCTTTAAAAGAAGAGGCAGCTATACAGAGGAGAGAGGATATCTTGGAGGAGAAATGGATGGATATTTTTCAGAACCTCAAGGAAGAGGATATCgagtggagagcttattggatggtcCCTGACGAGATCATGTACCGATGTGGTAACTTCGATTGGGTGCCATTGTTAGGAATCTGGGAAGCTGCCGGGTATACTCCACTGTTAGCCTTGAGGCAATATAAGTCAaggcagtttgtacccacgaccTACGGACTTGCTCAAAGTGAATTCTCGTTTAAAGGTACTCACTATAAGAAGAGAGTTCAGGAATTATCGGATGCTTAG
- the LOC128283828 gene encoding uncharacterized protein LOC128283828, translating to MARWQILLFEFDIIYVNQKAVKRSAIVDFLASRVLEDYEPLNFDFPNEDPMCVATIEEGALKELPWKLNFDGASNAVGNRIRAVLVSPNGDHYPFTSKFDFDCTNNIAEYEACIMGVRVAIERKIRVLKVYGDSALVIYQLKGEWEMADALATLASMIKVNKQEDVKPIQMSIYEVPAHCYNIEEDEDKDDHHWKPILQIMSLEDSVVTLANPTDPVSLKLQWSRSKTTNLDFLKLQ from the exons atggcccgatggcagaTTCTGCTTTTTGAATTCGACATTATCTACGTGAACCAAAAAGCGGTAAAAAGAAGTGCAATAgtagattttctagccagtagagttttggaagactacgagcctttgaacttCGACTTTCCGAATGAAGACCCAATGTGTGTTGCTACCATTGAAGAAGGTGCTCTTAAAGAACTTCCATGGAAATTGAATTTCGATGGGGCGTCAAATGCTGTGGGCAATAGAATTAGGGCCGTCTTAGTATCtccaaacggagatcattatccattcactagtaagtTTGATTTTGACTGTAcgaataacatagcggaatacgAGGCATGCATCATGGGAGTCCGTGTAGCCATAGAACGCAAGATTAGAGTGCTAAAGGTGTATGGGGATTCcgcgctagtgatttatcaactcaagggagaatgggaG atggctgatgctttgGCTACCTTAGCCTCCATGATCAAGGTAAATaaacaagaagatgtcaaacccatccAGATGAGCATTTATGAAGTTCCAGCCCACTGTTACaatattgaagaagatgaagataAAGATGATCACCATTG GAAACCAATTCTACAAATCATGTCTTTGGAAGACAGTGTAGTGACATTGGCGAATCCCACAGATCctgtttccctgaagttgcagtggagcagatcaaagacgacGAATCTTGacttcctgaagttgcaatga